A single region of the Phycisphaerae bacterium RAS1 genome encodes:
- the wapA_8 gene encoding tRNA3(Ser)-specific nuclease WapA precursor has product MVRTALVATVLAYAGVIAEANNNFHVSNVNPCPGEDFQVLLEVCPAQVGTFTGGPTFNLEPEAVPGELEASLEEIGVLYEVGNRKIWHLRAGHNPGLVKLTATATVDQDPDYTLTYTAIIRVGASPGSSCSSCASTENERIAIDDGPEFEFPLGHQRLPDNDEVVDANMPPIPVSLIMPRGTAENLLTDPNELILMHPYPQFTDTGGNPQHNVFRCPGAAVNGCSLVVYLGNYFGESGRRIRRAAIVTRLEAGYRISLIETSGADDYQGCCPTWLDQPEPFLEWVVEETDEHEVTVTRFVNGEDDHVTRLNYAACAGGGDEWIMKSGENTSNFVRQESVCWKNEGDWLRTRKIELVHASNWYTAESSYTIHEERGGPWSTRVADPDGDDPQVTERAYHGNGELKYEISPDGNWRWHEYGEDENDNEVITTYFGWMDDAKPSSIEEWTSYRKTTMGDAYAPTGIRRLPAVEETYVDGNLFAKTGRAVSGSNPYTETRETFFNSTDGLTTVTSGIEVPDDQAIPLSALKWTGRASPDARSTTWTGEWLQTGFSFTGLTPALGLGTTHVYRESVESATGGQSITVTEVNDWEGRNVFRRRELGVGENRELIEWTAHDFDLLGRPILTVNSNGTWVATQYYDCCHKRAITSSDGSIVQQVFDAAGRPVSVARSANGVRLITKYTYQSFSYGGGTLPGVIVESGFDEEEPGEAVGSITVQERTRTIYDLAGRVVSEARLDGSSVELETTYAYSHTGQGGRVVTMTRPDSETEIRSYYCDGRLKSVTGTGVVQTTYDYSVDEHVEGAENAVLTVIRQTGSESPRETRESYDMMNRLVGESRAGWAAEGSVEIRTLHAYVGDGVAGAGQVASIEEFADSEPTRGATRFEYARADGEEIIRRGIKLSGSGSLDEEIDRYTETRASYQEVLDGLAHVTEERATDGEGLVLVRTTQRAVGDTVHEPPDGTGEHVRSWVRVIGEDADDISDSVQSEGPDANQYSSTRVNPDVNWATTASNAGRVVSRISASEVETTYVYDGMRLQQVEHAGRKTEYEYDLLGRMTEQREGDPLGTPSVTQYDYYDQNEPGGGQVKWIKNHDDKYTRYAYDEFGRQTHTWGDVPQPTWSEYDQFGQRTKLHTYRTGDFTGSSWPGGAGDGDVTQWVYHGPTGLLSSKVYADDKSTDYEYKPDGRLWKRIWVREIDSARVTTTYGYHETTGDLETVDYSDDTPDVAYTYDRRGRIDTVTQGDDWLIHDLDHDGAASTESEAVSGDILEYALTRTMAPEFGGPVSAVEVEADSSPIYAAAYAYDTETDTARLTRVTGPGLPTGGGSTHGVFYGYASDTDLVGTIEVRADGGGVKLRTTRAYDADRELIDSIENTWDPDGTPAVISKYDYSNDSLARRSAVVNTGIAFAASAYNRYGYNDRSELTAARRYFGEDPGEWETSDPVDNEHFTYAYDPIGNRTDASRGQEKPVEVIYDGNQLNQYDQTRSDEAVFSTNLTYDEDGNLTGEWLDGDCNCDGQVNVGDINAFNLALSDASEYEMTYPGCTLVTADANNDGDVDVLDINPFVDLLLGGGSGGRRLVWDAENRLAAVRPAVEDEDLPDEALRSEFAYDYLNRRVMKRVYEWDTGEDEWTLVLDRRYVYDGWRVLLELDGLNSNAIIRKYTWGLDLAGLGGAVNDRVSAGGIGGLLAVYDTNGTTTGANPEADDLKYVYTYDANGNVGQLIDPAAGSAASSIKAHYEYDPYGGVVASSGTYAATNTYRFSTKLWDDETGLGYWGYRYNDPRLGRWISRDPIGEAGGVNLFAYVENECVTQVDALGLFILLSGCRAKEDTPAGPMPRDSAECCADAKAAGLDRLNAGGVICCDGKKVACAWYSSSGNPAEDFVTDILIRCTTEHEQTHFDDIPDCPDQVPHLDRPDFREGVDEDKEECIGYKKARECLSREMRTCDKAPDPKSCRSRIEAKLKSIEEQIKRHCGG; this is encoded by the coding sequence ATGGTGCGGACAGCGCTTGTCGCTACGGTGCTGGCGTACGCGGGTGTGATTGCAGAAGCAAACAACAATTTCCACGTGTCAAACGTGAACCCCTGTCCAGGGGAAGATTTTCAAGTGCTGCTTGAAGTGTGTCCGGCGCAGGTTGGGACGTTCACCGGGGGACCAACGTTCAATCTCGAACCTGAGGCGGTGCCCGGAGAGCTTGAGGCCAGTTTGGAGGAGATCGGGGTTCTTTACGAGGTCGGCAACCGCAAGATCTGGCATCTTCGTGCTGGTCATAACCCTGGACTGGTGAAGCTGACAGCGACTGCAACCGTCGATCAGGATCCGGACTACACACTCACCTACACCGCGATCATCCGCGTCGGCGCGTCGCCGGGCTCTTCATGTTCGTCATGCGCATCAACTGAGAATGAACGGATTGCGATCGACGACGGGCCGGAGTTTGAGTTCCCGCTGGGACATCAACGGCTCCCGGACAACGATGAAGTAGTCGATGCGAACATGCCTCCCATTCCGGTAAGCCTCATCATGCCGCGAGGGACCGCGGAGAACTTGCTGACCGATCCAAACGAACTCATCCTTATGCATCCCTACCCGCAGTTCACAGATACCGGGGGAAACCCACAGCATAACGTATTCCGCTGCCCAGGCGCGGCAGTGAACGGGTGCTCACTTGTAGTGTACTTGGGCAACTACTTCGGTGAAAGCGGGCGACGCATTCGCCGCGCGGCCATTGTGACGCGCCTGGAAGCGGGTTACAGAATATCGCTGATTGAGACATCCGGAGCGGATGACTATCAAGGCTGCTGCCCAACATGGCTTGACCAGCCGGAGCCGTTCTTAGAGTGGGTTGTCGAAGAAACCGACGAGCACGAAGTAACCGTTACCCGTTTTGTGAATGGGGAGGACGACCACGTCACGCGGCTGAACTACGCGGCATGCGCCGGTGGGGGCGACGAATGGATCATGAAGAGCGGAGAAAACACGAGCAATTTCGTGCGACAGGAGAGTGTCTGCTGGAAGAATGAGGGCGATTGGCTGCGGACGCGGAAGATCGAGCTTGTGCATGCGTCGAATTGGTACACGGCGGAGAGTTCGTACACTATTCATGAGGAACGCGGCGGGCCGTGGAGTACGCGCGTGGCGGACCCGGATGGGGACGATCCGCAGGTGACGGAGCGAGCGTACCACGGAAACGGCGAGTTGAAGTACGAAATCTCGCCGGACGGCAATTGGCGCTGGCATGAATACGGCGAAGACGAGAACGACAACGAAGTAATCACAACGTACTTCGGCTGGATGGACGACGCCAAGCCGTCGAGTATCGAGGAATGGACGAGCTATCGAAAAACCACGATGGGCGATGCTTACGCACCAACTGGCATCCGGCGCCTGCCCGCTGTCGAGGAAACGTACGTCGATGGCAACTTGTTTGCAAAGACTGGCCGAGCTGTCAGCGGGTCGAATCCCTATACGGAGACGCGCGAGACGTTTTTCAATTCAACCGATGGGCTGACGACGGTCACGAGCGGGATCGAGGTTCCTGACGATCAGGCGATCCCGCTATCGGCTCTCAAGTGGACGGGCCGCGCTTCGCCGGATGCGCGTTCGACGACTTGGACGGGCGAGTGGCTCCAAACGGGGTTTTCTTTCACCGGCCTCACGCCCGCGCTGGGATTGGGAACGACGCACGTCTACCGCGAAAGCGTCGAGAGCGCCACGGGTGGCCAGAGCATCACCGTAACGGAAGTTAACGATTGGGAGGGCCGCAACGTATTCAGACGGCGTGAGCTGGGCGTCGGCGAGAATCGGGAGCTGATCGAGTGGACAGCGCACGATTTCGACCTGCTCGGCCGCCCAATCCTGACGGTGAACTCGAACGGCACCTGGGTGGCGACGCAATACTATGATTGTTGCCATAAGCGCGCGATCACGTCGTCCGATGGCTCGATCGTTCAGCAAGTGTTCGACGCAGCAGGCCGGCCGGTGTCGGTGGCCCGCAGCGCCAACGGCGTGCGGCTCATCACCAAGTACACCTACCAGTCATTCTCATACGGCGGCGGCACGCTGCCGGGCGTGATCGTCGAAAGCGGATTCGATGAGGAAGAGCCGGGCGAGGCGGTCGGCTCAATTACCGTCCAGGAGCGCACGCGAACGATTTACGACTTGGCGGGCCGCGTCGTATCCGAAGCGCGGCTGGACGGCTCGTCCGTCGAACTCGAGACGACCTACGCTTATTCGCACACGGGACAGGGCGGCCGAGTCGTGACGATGACGCGGCCGGACAGCGAGACCGAAATCCGGTCCTACTACTGCGACGGGCGGCTCAAGAGCGTCACCGGAACGGGCGTCGTCCAGACGACCTACGATTACAGCGTCGACGAGCACGTCGAAGGCGCCGAGAACGCCGTTCTGACGGTCATCCGGCAGACCGGTTCCGAAAGCCCGCGCGAGACGCGCGAGTCGTACGACATGATGAACCGGCTGGTCGGCGAGTCGCGCGCCGGCTGGGCGGCGGAAGGCAGCGTGGAAATCCGCACGTTGCATGCCTACGTCGGCGACGGTGTTGCAGGCGCGGGGCAAGTGGCATCAATCGAGGAGTTCGCCGATTCAGAGCCGACGCGCGGCGCGACGCGCTTCGAATATGCCCGCGCCGACGGGGAGGAGATTATTCGGCGCGGCATCAAGCTGTCAGGGTCGGGCAGCCTCGACGAGGAAATCGACCGTTACACTGAAACCCGCGCGTCCTATCAGGAAGTCCTCGACGGCCTCGCTCACGTTACGGAAGAACGTGCAACCGACGGCGAGGGGCTCGTGCTCGTGCGCACCACGCAGCGAGCGGTCGGCGACACGGTTCACGAACCTCCGGACGGCACCGGCGAGCACGTGAGAAGCTGGGTACGCGTGATCGGAGAGGACGCAGACGACATTTCCGATTCCGTGCAGTCCGAAGGGCCAGACGCCAACCAGTATTCATCGACGCGCGTGAATCCCGATGTGAATTGGGCCACGACTGCCTCCAACGCCGGCCGCGTCGTATCGCGAATTTCCGCCAGCGAGGTGGAAACAACCTACGTTTACGACGGGATGCGTTTGCAGCAAGTTGAGCACGCCGGCCGCAAGACTGAGTACGAATATGACCTGCTCGGCCGCATGACCGAGCAGCGCGAAGGCGACCCGCTGGGCACTCCCTCGGTCACTCAGTACGACTACTACGACCAAAACGAACCCGGCGGGGGCCAGGTCAAGTGGATCAAGAACCACGACGACAAGTACACCCGCTACGCTTACGACGAATTCGGCCGGCAGACGCACACCTGGGGCGACGTGCCGCAGCCGACCTGGAGCGAGTATGACCAGTTCGGCCAGCGCACTAAGCTGCACACCTACCGAACCGGCGACTTCACCGGCTCTTCCTGGCCCGGCGGAGCCGGCGATGGCGACGTGACGCAGTGGGTCTATCACGGTCCGACCGGCCTGCTCAGCAGCAAGGTCTACGCCGACGACAAATCGACCGACTACGAGTACAAGCCCGACGGCCGGCTCTGGAAGCGGATTTGGGTGCGCGAGATCGATTCGGCCCGCGTGACCACAACGTACGGTTATCACGAGACGACCGGCGACCTCGAAACCGTCGATTACAGCGACGACACGCCGGATGTGGCGTACACGTATGACCGCCGCGGGCGGATCGACACCGTCACGCAGGGCGACGACTGGCTGATTCACGACCTGGACCACGACGGCGCGGCCAGCACGGAGTCTGAAGCGGTCTCGGGCGACATTCTGGAGTACGCGCTCACGCGGACGATGGCCCCGGAGTTCGGCGGGCCGGTCTCGGCGGTCGAAGTCGAAGCCGACAGCAGCCCGATCTACGCCGCCGCATATGCCTATGACACGGAAACGGACACGGCGCGCCTGACGCGCGTCACCGGCCCGGGCCTGCCGACCGGCGGCGGCAGCACGCATGGCGTGTTCTACGGCTACGCGAGCGATACCGACCTGGTCGGCACGATCGAGGTGCGGGCGGACGGCGGCGGCGTGAAGCTGCGGACAACGAGGGCGTACGACGCCGACCGCGAGCTGATCGATTCCATCGAAAACACCTGGGACCCCGACGGCACGCCGGCGGTGATCTCAAAGTACGACTATTCGAACGACAGCCTCGCCCGCCGCTCGGCCGTCGTAAACACCGGCATCGCCTTCGCCGCGTCGGCGTATAATCGTTACGGCTACAATGACCGAAGCGAACTGACCGCGGCCCGCCGTTATTTCGGCGAAGACCCGGGCGAATGGGAAACCAGCGATCCCGTGGACAACGAGCACTTCACGTACGCCTACGACCCGATCGGCAACCGCACCGACGCGTCGCGCGGGCAGGAGAAGCCGGTCGAGGTGATCTACGACGGCAACCAGCTGAACCAGTACGACCAGACGCGCTCGGACGAGGCCGTGTTTTCGACCAACCTGACGTACGACGAGGACGGCAACCTGACGGGCGAATGGCTCGACGGCGACTGCAACTGCGATGGGCAGGTGAACGTCGGCGACATCAACGCCTTCAACCTGGCGCTCTCCGACGCTTCTGAGTACGAGATGACCTATCCCGGCTGCACACTGGTCACTGCCGACGCGAACAACGACGGCGACGTGGATGTCCTGGACATCAACCCGTTCGTCGATCTGCTGCTGGGCGGCGGCTCGGGCGGACGGCGGCTGGTCTGGGACGCGGAGAATCGTTTGGCTGCGGTTCGCCCGGCGGTCGAAGATGAGGATTTGCCGGACGAGGCGCTGCGGAGCGAGTTTGCGTATGATTATCTGAATCGCCGGGTGATGAAGCGGGTATACGAGTGGGACACGGGCGAGGACGAATGGACGCTCGTGCTTGACCGGCGCTACGTGTATGACGGCTGGCGCGTGCTGCTGGAGCTGGACGGCTTGAACTCGAACGCCATCATCCGCAAGTACACGTGGGGGCTGGACCTGGCGGGGTTGGGTGGTGCGGTCAACGACCGCGTTTCAGCCGGCGGCATCGGCGGGTTGCTGGCGGTCTACGACACGAACGGGACGACGACAGGCGCAAATCCCGAGGCCGACGACCTGAAGTACGTCTACACCTATGACGCCAATGGCAACGTCGGGCAGCTCATCGACCCGGCGGCGGGCAGCGCGGCTTCATCGATCAAGGCCCATTACGAATACGATCCGTACGGCGGTGTTGTTGCCTCCTCCGGCACGTATGCCGCGACGAACACGTACCGCTTCAGCACGAAGCTATGGGACGATGAGACCGGCTTGGGGTATTGGGGCTATCGATACAACGATCCGCGGTTGGGACGGTGGATCAGCCGGGATCCGATTGGAGAGGCCGGTGGCGTCAATCTGTTCGCGTATGTAGAAAACGAGTGCGTAACGCAAGTCGACGCACTTGGGCTGTTTATTCTTCTTTCGGGCTGCCGGGCGAAGGAAGACACTCCAGCGGGCCCGATGCCGCGTGACTCCGCAGAATGCTGCGCCGACGCCAAGGCTGCCGGCTTGGATAGGTTGAACGCTGGCGGCGTGATTTGTTGCGACGGTAAGAAGGTAGCGTGTGCTTGGTACAGCAGCAGTGGAAACCCAGCCGAGGACTTTGTAACCGACATCCTCATCAGATGCACAACGGAGCATGAGCAGACGCACTTTGACGACATCCCTGACTGCCCCGATCAAGTGCCTCACCTGGATCGACCAGACTTCAGAGAGGGAGTCGATGAAGACAAGGAAGAGTGTATAGGCTACAAGAAGGCACGCGAGTGCTTGAGCCGAGAAATGAGAACGTGCGACAAGGCCCCCGACCCAAAGTCATGTCGGTCACGTATCGAAGCGAAGCTAAAGTCTA